In Cydia amplana chromosome 2, ilCydAmpl1.1, whole genome shotgun sequence, the following proteins share a genomic window:
- the LOC134657526 gene encoding uncharacterized protein LOC134657526 — MQPRKLTRYEPKTSRLKTILDRCRNPSNQNSEDIHHSVDCHNIQLPDHYVEPTSSHEKPVEKGLPKHCVQEMVNEVNRRNYSLTSDIFNNFNEYATTQSKSSVFLSNAVDLLQQAFPATNTEKQLDLRCDEELSISSRSSSSSHRDDDFSSDDSVRDKNYIPETSSSDDSENKIAAPVLNKHPNKHSHMSMFNTTNIIKRRNTINIEIIPDTQTNKIGERILKRRNTTELNYIPTINNSEEISIDLSGENGQSSPAPKRKKYDTSLSERNADKKEDKRLEYLVKPGCDSKCHKKCTTLLTDEEREDVNDSYWNLTWKERRLFIQNNVPVVVPKRQKTGPNLRAPRRTFFLRKHDDTKVAVCKIFFLTTLGFNKTNDKVLYNSLADDDLTDSRGKHTKTLAYDREILRQHVESFHPLEPHYRRAHAPNRRYLPSDVTITFMHDHFCKKYPQDPVSYELYRQVVKEMNISFTNLGNEECEVCESYQIHKKESSHNIEENILDNCEDCTSFAIHHDKYVAARKLYEEHKTEQDPDNIYFSADLQKVIMLPRLDTFKKIIFCLRLATYNQTFAPLGKITSSIKPYAVLWHDAIAGRKQEDIMSAFFSFFLQYRDTKHVNIWLDNCSAQNKNWLLYSMLVHMVNSDYIGTESITLYYFEPGHTFMSCDQFHHQVELSMKHKGKIYDFADFTESVGSANKGKVTVKSMVIEDFINVPNFTSERRIQNSNPRVYLRDITQACFTRGCYDLSYKTEFKNDYQQLRFLNDKYLKNPSPITFPKRVDPKGTDVGRKKEIINKCSQVIPTHKLKFWRDLPESR; from the exons ATGCAGCCGCGCAAACTCACGAG GTATGAACCGAAGACCTCTCGGTTGAAAACCATTTTAGACAGATGTAGAAATCCATCAAACCAAAACAGTGAAGACATCCATCATTCGGTCGATTGTCATAACATCCAGTTGCCTGATCATTATGTGGAACCCACGTCATCACACGAAAAACCTGTGGAAAAAGGATTACCTAAACATTGTGTCCAAGAGATGGTAAATGAAGTCAATCGCAGGAATTATTCACTCACATctgatatatttaataattttaacgaGTACGCTACCACACAATCTAAATCTTCTGTCTTTTTGTCGAATGCCGTAGATCTTCTCCAACAAGCGTTCCCAGCGACCAATACTGAAAAACAACTTGATTTAAGGTGTGATGAAGAGCTAAGCATAAGCAGCCGAAGTTCTTCATCGTCACACAGAGATGATGATTTTTCATCCGATGATTCCGTGCGCGACAAAAATTATATTCCAGAAACGAGTAGTAGTGATGATtctgaaaataaaattgcgGCCCCAGTCTTGAATAAACATCCGAATAAGCACTCCCATATGTCTATGTTTAATACAACCAATATTATTAAGCGAAGAAATACCATTAACATAGAAATCATACCCGATACCCAAACTAATAAAATCGGTGAAAGAATTCTAAAACGAAGGAATACTACGGAGTTAAATTATATACCCACAATTAACAATAGCGAAGAGATTAGTATTGATTTATCTGGAGAAAATGGTCAAAGTTCACCTGCACCTAAGCGAAAAAAATACGATACAAGTCTAAGTGAAAGAAACGCCGACAAGAAAGAAGACAAGCGATTGGAATATCTGGTTAAGCCAGGGTGCGATtcaaaatgtcataaaaaatgCACTACCTTATTGACAGATGAAGAGAGAGAGGATGTTAACGACAGTTACTGGAATTTAACATGGAAAGAAAGAAGattattcatacaaaataatgtgCCTGTAGTTGTACCTAAGAGGCAAAAGACTGGACCAAATCTTCGAGCCCCAAGGAGAACGTTTTTCCTAAGAAAACATGATGATACAAAAGTGGcagtttgtaaaatattttttttgactaCACTCGGATTTAATAAAACGAATGACAAGGTTTTGTACAACTCTTTAGCTGATGACGATTTGACCGATTCACGTGGAAAACATACTAAGACATTAGCTTACGATAGAGAAATACTTCGTCAACACGTTGAATCGTTCCATCCTTTAGAACCACATTACCGAAGAGCGCATGCTCCTAACCGTAGATATTTGCCGAGCGACGTAACTATCACGTTTATGCATGACcacttttgcaaaaaatatccTCAAGATCCAGTTTCTTACGAATTATATAGGCAGGTCGTTAAAGAAATGAATATATCTTTTACTAATTTAGGAAATGAAGAATGTGAGGTTTGCGAAAGCTACCAAATACACAaaaaagaaagttctcataaTATCGAGGAAAATATTCTAGATAACTGCGAGGACTGCACATCATTTGCGATTCATCATGACAAATATGTTGCAGCTAGAAAATTGTATGAAGAACACAAGACTGAACAAGACccggataatatatattttagtgcTGATTTGCAAAAGGTTATAATGCTTCCAAGATTGGACAcatttaagaaaataatattCTGTTTACGTCTTGCTACATATAATCAAACCTTTGCACCATTGGGAAAAATAACATCTAGTATTAAACCTTACGCTGTTCTTTGGCACGACGCTATAGCTGGAAGAAAGCAAGAAGACATAATGAGTGCATTTTTTTCATTCTTTTTGCAATATCGTGACACCAAACATGTAAATATATGGCTTGATAACTGCAGTGCACAGAACAAGAACTGGCTTTTATATTCCATGCTAGTTCATATGGTTAATAGCGATTATATAGGCACGGAATCCATAACGTTGTACTACTTCGAACCTGGTCACACTTTCATGAGCTGTGACCAGTTTCATCATCAAGTCGAATTGTCCATGAAACACAAAGGCAAAATTTACGACTTTGCTGATTTTACGGAATCAGTGGGATCAGCGAACAAGGGAAAAGTAACAGTGAAATCCATGGTAATTGAAGATTTTATTAACGTGCCTAACTTTACTTCAGAGCGTAGAATTCAAAATTCGAATCCACGTGTTTACCTTCGTGATATTACACAAGCATGTTTTACTAGAGGGTGCTATGATTTATCATACAAAACTGAATTCAAAAATGATTACCAGCAACTCCGCTTTCTAAATGACAAATACTTGAAGAATCCAAGCCCTATTACTTTTCCCAAACGAGTCGATCCCAAAGGTACCGACGTTGGTAGAAAAAAGGAAATTATAAACAAATGCTCACAAGTAATACCTACAcataagttgaaattttggcGCGATTTGCCAGAATCGCGGTAG